A single region of the Aurantiacibacter sp. MUD11 genome encodes:
- a CDS encoding PadR family transcriptional regulator: protein MSKRNDKKPGGAKPSKPSKPRKPRKAAKPANNDEDIEEAEVEELPEGDDRPESEDIHVEVEIDVDVDDETSDRDGPFGKDGPFGPDGPFGPGGPFGAGGPFGPDGIFGPQGLFGQGGKRRHRHRHRHHGGPRGARRRGRMFGPGELRLVLLALIAEEPRHGYDCIKALEEATGGAYAPSPGVVYPTLQLLLDEGLIVEQESEDSRKVYEATDAGRAALEESKDEIEELLERLGRRAKRASAARSSDMMRAMGNLASVLANAAAQGKLAGENKHRIVDLIDELARKIERL from the coding sequence ATGAGCAAGCGAAACGACAAGAAGCCGGGCGGGGCTAAGCCGTCCAAGCCCTCCAAACCGCGCAAGCCGCGCAAGGCCGCGAAGCCAGCCAACAACGACGAGGACATCGAGGAAGCCGAAGTCGAGGAATTGCCCGAGGGCGACGACCGTCCCGAGAGCGAGGACATCCATGTCGAGGTCGAAATCGACGTCGATGTCGATGACGAGACTTCCGACCGCGATGGTCCCTTCGGCAAGGACGGCCCCTTCGGCCCGGACGGTCCGTTCGGTCCGGGTGGCCCCTTTGGCGCCGGTGGCCCGTTCGGTCCCGACGGCATTTTCGGTCCGCAGGGCCTGTTCGGCCAGGGCGGCAAGCGCCGTCACCGCCATCGTCACCGCCACCATGGCGGACCGCGGGGCGCGCGTCGGCGCGGCCGGATGTTCGGTCCCGGCGAACTGCGGCTGGTGCTGCTGGCGCTGATCGCGGAAGAGCCGCGCCACGGCTATGACTGCATCAAGGCGCTGGAAGAGGCGACCGGCGGTGCCTACGCCCCCAGCCCGGGGGTGGTCTATCCGACGCTGCAGCTGCTGCTGGATGAAGGCCTGATCGTCGAGCAGGAGAGCGAGGACAGCCGCAAGGTCTACGAAGCGACCGATGCCGGCCGTGCAGCGCTGGAAGAGAGCAAGGACGAGATCGAGGAACTGCTCGAACGCCTTGGCCGCCGCGCCAAGCGCGCCAGTGCGGCCCGCTCGTCCGACATGATGCGCGCCATGGGCAATCTTGCCTCGGTGCTCGCCAATGCGGCTGCGCAAGGCAAGCTGGCCGGCGAGAACAAGCACAGGATTGTCGACCTGATCGACGAACTGGCGCGCAAGATCGAAAGGCTCTGA
- a CDS encoding replication-associated recombination protein A, with the protein MADLFADDPVQRAPDEPSEDAPLADRLRPRSLAEVIGQEHLTGPDGAIGRMVAAGKLSSMVLWGPPGTGKTSIARLLADEVGMRYEAVSAVFSGVADLKKAFAAAEQAQKAGQRTLLFVDEIHRFNRAQQDGFLPFVERGLVTLVGATTENPSFELNAALLSRAQVLILHRLDAEALGKLLDRAEELEGPLPLTEAARDALIASADGDGRFLLNQAETLYAAGITEQLDPAALGKFLQRRLAVYDKDREGHYNLISALHKAVRGSDPQAALYYMARMLVAGEEPLFVARRLVRMAVEDIGLADPQALQQCIAAKEAYQFLGSPEGELALVQACIYLATAPKSNAAYKAQKAAFASAQETGSLMPPMNIVNAPTKLMKDAGYGAGYAYDHDAEEGFSGDNYWPDEMQPQSFYEPVERGFEREIAKRLDYWDKLRRERNA; encoded by the coding sequence ATGGCCGATCTCTTCGCCGACGATCCCGTGCAACGTGCGCCCGACGAACCCAGCGAGGATGCCCCGCTGGCGGATCGGCTGCGCCCACGCTCGCTGGCGGAGGTGATCGGACAGGAACACCTGACCGGGCCGGACGGCGCGATCGGGCGCATGGTCGCTGCGGGCAAGCTCTCCAGCATGGTGCTGTGGGGGCCGCCGGGCACCGGCAAGACCAGCATCGCCCGCCTGCTCGCCGACGAGGTGGGCATGCGCTACGAGGCCGTCAGCGCCGTGTTCAGCGGCGTTGCCGACCTCAAGAAGGCTTTCGCCGCCGCCGAGCAGGCGCAGAAGGCGGGCCAGCGCACGCTGCTGTTCGTGGACGAGATCCACCGCTTCAACCGCGCGCAGCAGGACGGCTTCCTGCCCTTCGTCGAACGCGGCCTCGTCACGCTGGTCGGCGCGACCACGGAAAACCCCTCGTTCGAACTCAACGCCGCCCTGCTCAGCCGCGCACAGGTACTGATCCTGCACCGGCTGGATGCCGAGGCACTGGGCAAGCTGCTGGACCGCGCGGAGGAGTTGGAAGGCCCCTTGCCCCTGACCGAAGCGGCACGCGACGCGCTGATCGCCAGCGCCGACGGTGACGGGCGCTTCCTGCTCAACCAGGCCGAAACGCTCTATGCGGCAGGCATCACCGAGCAGCTCGATCCCGCCGCGCTCGGCAAGTTCCTGCAGCGCCGGTTGGCAGTCTACGACAAGGACCGCGAAGGGCACTACAACCTCATCTCCGCGCTGCATAAGGCCGTGCGCGGGTCGGACCCGCAGGCGGCGCTCTATTACATGGCGCGGATGCTGGTGGCGGGCGAAGAGCCGCTGTTCGTGGCCCGGCGGCTGGTGCGCATGGCAGTGGAGGATATCGGCCTCGCCGATCCGCAGGCGCTGCAGCAGTGCATCGCCGCCAAGGAGGCCTACCAGTTCCTCGGTTCTCCCGAAGGCGAACTGGCACTGGTGCAGGCCTGCATCTATCTCGCCACCGCGCCCAAGTCGAACGCCGCCTACAAGGCGCAGAAGGCCGCCTTTGCCAGCGCGCAGGAAACCGGCAGCCTGATGCCGCCGATGAACATCGTCAACGCGCCCACCAAGCTGATGAAAGATGCCGGCTACGGCGCGGGCTATGCCTACGATCATGATGCGGAAGAGGGTTTCTCCGGCGACAATTACTGGCCCGACGAGATGCAGCCGCAAAGCTTCTACGAGCCGGTCGAACGCGGGTTCGAGCGCGAGATCGCCAAGCGGCTGGACTATTGGGACAAGCTGCGCCGGGAGCGAAATGCCTAG
- a CDS encoding TM2 domain-containing protein yields the protein MDPSTRDQLIYEAHRKSTGVAYLLWFFLGFFGAHRFYIGRTGSGVAQLLMCLSVIGIIPLAFWWLIDAFRIPDMVREENLDTIRQLGGHMPQNDNARLGPPDPEAPRRSLDPRVEEIREMRRR from the coding sequence ATGGATCCCAGCACACGCGATCAACTTATCTACGAAGCCCACCGCAAGTCGACGGGCGTGGCTTACCTGCTGTGGTTCTTCCTGGGCTTCTTCGGCGCACACCGATTCTACATCGGCCGCACCGGTTCGGGCGTGGCGCAACTGCTGATGTGCCTGTCGGTGATCGGCATCATCCCGCTGGCGTTCTGGTGGCTCATCGACGCCTTCCGCATTCCCGACATGGTGCGGGAAGAGAATCTCGACACGATCCGTCAGCTGGGCGGACACATGCCGCAGAACGACAACGCGCGACTCGGCCCTCCCGATCCGGAGGCGCCGCGCCGTTCGCTCGACCCGCGCGTCGAGGAAATCCGCGAGATGCGCCGCCGCTAG
- a CDS encoding UDP-glucose dehydrogenase family protein — MRIVMIGTGYVGLVSGACFADFGHDVVCVDKDQSKIDALLNGEIPIFEPGLDELVARNVEAGRLSFTLDLAEALPGTDAVFIAVGTPSRRGDGHADLSYVYAAAKEMAPLLPEGVVVVDKSTVPVGTGDEVERIIRETAPELEFSVASNPEFLREGAAIDDFKRPDRVVIGVNDEHAEKVLAEIYRPLTRNESPLICMSRRGAELTKYAANAFLATKIGFINEIADLCEKVGADVRDVAKGIGLDSRIGNRFLMPGPGYGGSCFPKDTLALLKTGQDYEAPLRIVESVVASNDQRKRSMGRKVIQALGGGEQHGKTVAVLGLTFKANTDDMRDSPAISIVQALQDAGIKVKAYDPEGMEQAAKVLSNVAYCGDAYEALDGADAAVIVTEWDAFRALDLDRMKGLLKSPVLVDLRNLYSRHDVEDHGFTYVAVGR; from the coding sequence ATGCGTATCGTAATGATCGGCACCGGCTACGTGGGCCTCGTTTCCGGCGCCTGCTTTGCCGATTTCGGCCATGACGTGGTGTGTGTCGACAAGGACCAGTCCAAGATCGATGCGCTGCTGAATGGGGAAATCCCGATCTTCGAGCCGGGACTGGACGAATTGGTGGCGCGCAACGTGGAAGCGGGCCGGCTGTCGTTCACGCTGGACCTTGCCGAGGCGCTGCCGGGCACCGACGCGGTGTTCATCGCCGTGGGCACGCCCAGCCGCCGTGGCGATGGCCATGCGGACCTGTCCTACGTCTATGCCGCCGCCAAGGAGATGGCCCCGCTGCTGCCCGAAGGCGTGGTTGTGGTCGACAAGTCGACCGTGCCGGTGGGTACGGGCGACGAGGTGGAGCGGATCATCCGCGAAACCGCACCCGAGCTGGAGTTCTCGGTCGCTTCCAACCCGGAATTCCTGCGCGAAGGCGCTGCCATCGACGACTTCAAGCGGCCTGATCGCGTGGTGATCGGCGTGAACGACGAACATGCCGAGAAGGTGCTGGCGGAAATCTACCGCCCGCTGACCCGCAACGAGAGCCCGCTGATCTGCATGAGCCGACGCGGTGCGGAACTGACGAAATATGCCGCCAACGCCTTCCTCGCCACCAAGATCGGCTTCATCAACGAGATCGCCGACCTGTGCGAAAAGGTGGGCGCCGACGTGCGCGACGTGGCCAAGGGCATCGGCCTCGACAGCCGTATCGGCAACCGCTTCCTGATGCCGGGTCCGGGCTATGGCGGCAGCTGTTTCCCCAAGGATACGCTGGCCCTGCTGAAGACCGGGCAGGACTACGAAGCCCCGCTGCGCATTGTCGAAAGCGTGGTGGCCAGCAACGACCAGCGCAAGCGTTCGATGGGCCGCAAGGTGATCCAGGCGCTGGGCGGCGGCGAGCAGCATGGCAAGACGGTCGCGGTGCTGGGGCTTACCTTCAAGGCGAATACCGACGACATGCGCGACAGCCCCGCGATCAGCATCGTGCAGGCGCTGCAGGATGCCGGGATCAAGGTGAAGGCCTACGATCCCGAAGGCATGGAGCAAGCCGCCAAGGTGTTGAGCAATGTCGCCTATTGTGGCGATGCCTATGAGGCGCTGGATGGCGCCGACGCCGCTGTGATCGTCACTGAATGGGACGCCTTCCGCGCGCTCGACCTCGACCGCATGAAGGGCCTGCTCAAGTCACCTGTGCTGGTGGACCTGCGCAACCTCTACAGCCGCCACGACGTGGAAGACCACGGCTTCACCTACGTCGCCGTAGGCAGGTAA
- the queF gene encoding preQ(1) synthase: MSDTPLHLGQQSALPASPEEAVLDYVPNPRPGQLYLVRFAAPEFTSLCPVTGAPDFAHLVIDYAPGETIVESKSLKLFLGSFRNHNGFHEDVTVGIGQRLFEEMRPKWLRIGGYWYPRGGIPIDVFWQSGAPPEGLWLPDQGVASYRGRG; this comes from the coding sequence ATGAGCGATACTCCCCTGCACCTGGGCCAGCAGAGCGCCCTGCCGGCATCCCCCGAAGAGGCGGTGCTCGACTACGTGCCCAATCCACGTCCCGGCCAGCTGTACCTGGTGCGCTTTGCCGCGCCCGAGTTCACCTCGCTGTGCCCGGTTACCGGAGCGCCCGATTTCGCGCACCTCGTGATCGACTATGCCCCCGGCGAGACGATCGTCGAGAGCAAGAGCCTGAAGCTGTTTCTCGGCTCGTTCCGCAATCACAACGGTTTCCACGAAGACGTGACCGTCGGTATCGGCCAGCGCCTGTTCGAGGAAATGCGCCCCAAGTGGCTGCGGATCGGCGGCTACTGGTACCCGCGCGGCGGCATTCCCATCGACGTGTTCTGGCAGAGCGGCGCCCCGCCCGAAGGCCTGTGGCTGCCCGACCAGGGAGTCGCATCCTATCGCGGTCGGGGTTGA
- a CDS encoding sulfurtransferase, translating into MTPLVTTDWLAGELGSADLVVLDASAHLPNAGRDAAAEYAEAHIPGARFLDLKTLIDPEGSVSACLPTRAQFEARLGALGVGNDSFVVLYDNSPMRTSARAWFIFRLYGMDDVAVLDGGLQKWQAEGRDTATGAEQFEATKFTSEGGNGEVRCKAEMLANVDSRAEQVADARDAGRFTGAVEDTVHGLPGGHIPGARNLFFGDLLREDTTFRPREELLAAFEKAGIDPAQPLVASCGSGVTASVVLFAHYLLGHGHGALYDGSWSDWGADPSTPKELGA; encoded by the coding sequence ATGACACCACTTGTGACTACCGACTGGCTGGCCGGGGAGCTTGGCTCCGCCGATCTCGTCGTGCTCGATGCCTCCGCTCACCTGCCCAATGCCGGGCGCGATGCGGCGGCGGAATATGCCGAGGCGCACATCCCCGGCGCACGCTTCCTCGACCTGAAGACGCTGATCGACCCGGAGGGATCGGTGTCCGCCTGCCTGCCGACCCGCGCGCAGTTCGAGGCGCGGCTGGGAGCGCTGGGCGTCGGCAACGACAGCTTCGTGGTGCTCTACGACAACAGCCCCATGCGCACCTCGGCGCGGGCCTGGTTCATCTTCCGGCTCTACGGGATGGACGATGTCGCCGTGCTCGACGGCGGATTGCAGAAGTGGCAGGCCGAAGGGCGCGATACTGCTACCGGTGCGGAGCAGTTCGAAGCCACCAAGTTCACCTCCGAAGGGGGCAATGGCGAAGTGCGCTGCAAGGCGGAAATGCTCGCCAACGTCGACAGCCGCGCCGAGCAGGTGGCCGATGCCCGCGACGCGGGCCGATTTACCGGCGCAGTGGAAGATACCGTCCACGGCCTGCCGGGTGGCCATATCCCCGGCGCGAGGAACCTGTTCTTCGGCGACCTGCTGCGCGAGGACACCACTTTCCGCCCGCGCGAGGAATTGCTCGCCGCTTTCGAAAAGGCAGGCATCGACCCGGCCCAACCGCTGGTCGCCAGCTGCGGCAGCGGGGTGACCGCCTCGGTCGTGCTGTTCGCCCATTACCTGCTGGGGCACGGCCACGGCGCGCTCTACGACGGCAGCTGGAGCGACTGGGGCGCCGACCCATCGACGCCGAAGGAACTGGGCGCGTGA
- the metC gene encoding cystathionine beta-lyase — translation MSDRKRKPATHVVEAGRKPEWTGIPGQPGGVVNPPVWRASTHLYDDAEDLAGGRPNADGHFYYGRRGGPTQWALAEALTELEPGADGTELFPSGVAAIACTLLAVLRPGDELLVTDNAYEPTRSIALAMLKQFDITARPFDPLDLDGLAAMIGEKTKAVLVENPGSLTMEISDVPAIAEIARERGVLSIIDNTWATPLGFPALERGCDISVMSLTKHVGGHSDVMMGSASAAKPVINRIRRQAQFMGQVVSPDDAALALRGLRTMALRLERSARSALEIAEWLATRDEVAAVLCPMLPGTRDHELWQRDFTGGCGLFSFILAKGYDADARARLLDTLELFGIGFSWGGYESLAIPFDPAPVHTLRPWPPGIDSGSGLGVRLSIGLEDVTDLKEDLAKGLDAMGAV, via the coding sequence GTGAGCGACAGGAAGCGCAAGCCGGCGACCCACGTGGTCGAAGCCGGGCGCAAGCCGGAATGGACCGGCATTCCCGGCCAGCCGGGCGGCGTGGTCAACCCGCCGGTCTGGCGCGCCAGCACGCACCTTTACGACGATGCGGAGGACCTGGCCGGCGGCCGTCCCAATGCCGACGGGCATTTCTACTACGGGCGCCGCGGCGGGCCGACCCAGTGGGCACTGGCCGAGGCACTGACCGAGCTGGAACCGGGAGCCGACGGCACCGAACTGTTCCCTAGCGGCGTCGCCGCCATCGCTTGCACGCTGCTCGCCGTGCTGCGTCCGGGCGACGAATTGCTCGTGACCGACAACGCCTATGAGCCGACGCGCAGCATCGCGCTGGCCATGCTCAAGCAGTTCGACATCACTGCGCGCCCCTTCGACCCGCTCGATCTGGATGGCTTGGCCGCGATGATCGGCGAGAAGACCAAGGCCGTGCTGGTGGAGAACCCCGGCAGCCTCACGATGGAGATCAGCGACGTGCCCGCCATCGCGGAAATCGCCCGCGAGCGCGGGGTGCTGTCGATCATCGACAATACCTGGGCGACGCCGCTCGGTTTCCCGGCGCTCGAACGCGGCTGCGATATTTCCGTGATGAGCCTCACCAAGCATGTCGGCGGCCACTCGGACGTGATGATGGGCAGCGCAAGCGCGGCCAAGCCGGTCATCAATCGCATCCGGCGGCAGGCGCAGTTCATGGGCCAGGTGGTTTCGCCCGACGATGCCGCCCTCGCCCTGCGCGGGTTGCGGACGATGGCCCTGCGGCTGGAACGCTCGGCCCGCAGCGCGCTGGAAATCGCCGAGTGGCTGGCCACGCGCGATGAGGTGGCAGCGGTGCTCTGCCCGATGCTGCCCGGCACGCGTGACCACGAGCTGTGGCAACGCGACTTCACCGGTGGCTGCGGCCTGTTCAGTTTCATCCTGGCAAAGGGCTATGATGCCGATGCCCGCGCCCGCCTGCTCGATACCCTGGAATTGTTCGGCATCGGGTTCAGCTGGGGCGGTTACGAGAGCCTGGCAATTCCCTTCGATCCGGCCCCCGTCCACACGCTGCGCCCCTGGCCTCCGGGCATAGACAGCGGCAGCGGGCTTGGAGTGCGGCTGTCTATCGGGTTAGAGGATGTGACCGACCTCAAGGAAGACCTCGCCAAAGGGCTCGATGCGATGGGAGCTGTATGA
- a CDS encoding mechanosensitive ion channel family protein: MTATAELPTDDATADAVDTADVVDTADAGAVTDSSPATDASATADAVASADALKEVMADTTPTVAGLVEKLDAWGFTIADTRFSLWSALVVLMVIIGVIIFARIGTALAKSGFRRFTSLDMAQRLLAEKLATIAVWALAFFIGIDLLNIDLTALAVFSGAFGLAIGFGLQKTFGNLIAGIILLMDRSIKPGDVIAVADTAGNETFGQIRKIGVRAVSIVTRDEKEYLIPNENLMINQVENWSYSSRQVRMQVPVGVSYHCDLKVAERLMLEAAKASKRVLDNPSPSVWLAEYGDSSVNFVIHCWIVDPEDGVGNVRSEVLKKLWDLFHENDIEIPFPQRDINLRSNEEFAQLVAAIGQRLEDKSTKG; encoded by the coding sequence ATGACCGCCACTGCCGAACTGCCGACCGATGACGCAACTGCCGATGCCGTCGACACTGCCGACGTCGTCGATACCGCCGATGCCGGCGCGGTGACCGACAGTTCACCGGCTACCGATGCGTCGGCCACGGCCGATGCCGTCGCCAGTGCCGACGCGCTGAAGGAAGTGATGGCCGACACCACCCCGACCGTGGCCGGACTGGTGGAGAAGCTCGACGCCTGGGGCTTCACCATCGCCGATACGCGCTTCTCGCTGTGGTCGGCCCTGGTGGTGCTGATGGTGATCATCGGGGTGATCATCTTCGCCCGTATCGGCACCGCGCTGGCCAAGTCCGGCTTCCGGCGCTTTACCAGCCTCGACATGGCGCAGCGCCTGCTGGCCGAAAAGCTGGCGACGATCGCGGTCTGGGCACTGGCCTTCTTCATCGGCATCGACCTGCTCAATATCGACCTGACTGCACTCGCGGTGTTTTCCGGCGCTTTCGGCCTCGCCATCGGTTTCGGCCTGCAGAAGACCTTCGGTAACCTGATCGCCGGGATCATCCTGCTGATGGATCGCTCCATCAAGCCGGGCGACGTGATCGCGGTGGCGGATACCGCCGGGAACGAGACCTTCGGACAGATCCGCAAGATCGGCGTACGCGCAGTTTCCATCGTGACGCGCGACGAGAAGGAATACCTGATCCCGAACGAGAACCTGATGATCAACCAGGTGGAGAACTGGTCCTATTCCAGCCGCCAGGTGCGCATGCAGGTGCCGGTGGGCGTTTCCTACCATTGCGACCTGAAAGTGGCCGAACGGCTGATGCTGGAGGCCGCCAAGGCCAGCAAGCGGGTGCTGGACAACCCGTCCCCCTCGGTATGGCTCGCCGAATATGGCGACAGCTCGGTGAACTTCGTCATCCACTGCTGGATCGTCGATCCGGAGGACGGCGTCGGCAATGTCCGGTCGGAAGTCCTGAAGAAGCTGTGGGACCTGTTCCACGAGAACGATATCGAAATCCCGTTCCCGCAGCGCGACATCAACCTGCGCAGCAACGAAGAGTTCGCCCAACTGGTCGCGGCGATCGGCCAAAGGCTGGAAGACAAATCCACCAAAGGCTGA
- the cobA gene encoding uroporphyrinogen-III C-methyltransferase, whose amino-acid sequence MKTGTIYLVGAGPGDPDLLTLRAARLLERAMLIVHDGLVDPAILAMARPDARLVSVAKSRSKHTLPQDDINALLVREARAGRDVVRLKGGDPFIFGRGGEEMEAARAAGVPVEVVPGITAANGAAAASGIALTHREDASIVSFVAGQCKGLSDQDWAGLAGKGRTLVIYMGVKTAPQIAEKLMTDGLAPDMPLAVIENACRADMRVLRGPLASLPDLVELEQVKSPALIVIGDVTAREDVALARIVEEAAA is encoded by the coding sequence ATGAAAACTGGCACGATCTATCTCGTGGGCGCTGGCCCCGGCGATCCCGACTTGCTCACGCTGCGCGCCGCGCGGCTGCTGGAGCGCGCGATGCTGATCGTGCACGATGGCCTGGTCGATCCCGCCATTCTGGCGATGGCCCGCCCCGACGCGCGACTGGTCTCGGTGGCCAAGAGCCGCTCCAAGCACACGCTGCCGCAGGATGACATCAACGCGCTGCTGGTGCGTGAGGCGCGCGCGGGCCGCGACGTCGTCCGCCTGAAGGGTGGCGACCCGTTCATTTTCGGACGCGGTGGCGAGGAAATGGAAGCCGCCCGGGCCGCCGGCGTGCCGGTGGAAGTCGTCCCCGGCATTACCGCCGCCAATGGCGCGGCCGCCGCATCCGGTATCGCCCTGACCCACCGCGAGGACGCCAGCATCGTCTCTTTCGTGGCGGGTCAGTGCAAGGGACTTTCCGACCAGGATTGGGCGGGTCTGGCGGGCAAGGGTCGCACGCTGGTCATCTACATGGGCGTCAAGACTGCACCGCAGATTGCCGAGAAGCTGATGACCGACGGCCTTGCCCCAGACATGCCTTTGGCAGTGATCGAGAACGCCTGCCGCGCGGATATGCGCGTGCTGCGTGGTCCGCTCGCCAGCCTGCCCGACCTGGTCGAACTGGAGCAAGTGAAAAGCCCTGCCCTGATCGTGATCGGCGATGTGACGGCACGCGAGGATGTCGCACTCGCCCGCATCGTGGAGGAGGCCGCAGCATGA
- a CDS encoding DUF2849 domain-containing protein, protein MRILTGNDLRTGAVVWWTGERWSIHIGEAVDAGDDAEDIIATESAARRVNSAYAIEAEQTADGPRPAHIKDRVRALGPTVRPDLAVPTAETLGWDWVI, encoded by the coding sequence ATGAGGATCCTGACCGGCAACGACCTGCGGACCGGCGCAGTGGTCTGGTGGACCGGCGAACGCTGGTCGATCCATATCGGCGAGGCCGTGGACGCGGGCGACGACGCGGAAGACATCATCGCCACCGAAAGCGCCGCACGGCGCGTGAATTCGGCCTATGCCATCGAGGCGGAGCAGACCGCCGACGGCCCGCGCCCGGCCCATATCAAGGACCGCGTGCGCGCCCTTGGCCCGACCGTGCGACCCGACCTTGCCGTACCGACAGCCGAGACGCTCGGCTGGGACTGGGTGATCTGA
- a CDS encoding nitrite/sulfite reductase: MYKYDQYDQAMVDARVEQFRDQARRRLEGKMSEEQFRPHRLQNGLYLQLHAYMLRVAIPYGTLNSTQMHALADIADKYDRGYGHFTTRQNIQYNWIKLEEAADLLADLAKVEMHAIQTSGNCIRNISSDHYAGAAADEVVDPRPYAELLRQWSSFHPEFAFLPRKFKIAVIASEKDRAAMRLHDIGINIVKDADGHLGAAFYVGGGMGRTPMIAPLIRDFVPLDQLVTYSEAILRVYNRHGRRDNKYKARIKILVHETGVEEFTRQVEEEFAHLLQQGIEPPMAELERIRSFFQPPEFGYGLPDEADRSDPDFAVWMDRNCVAHKVPGYTSVAISLKPVGGIPGDATAAQMHLMAELAKEYSFDECRVTHTQNIILPHVEIGRLYELWQKLDEAGLGTPNLDQVGDIIACPGLDYCSLANARSIPVAQKISERFAANGKGDALGELKLKISGCINACGHHHAGHIGILGVDRKGVENYQLLLGGSEAEDVSLAKITGPGFDEAGIVDAVETVADLYLAKREDGERFLDTYRRLGMDAFKEALYG; this comes from the coding sequence ATGTACAAGTACGACCAATACGACCAGGCCATGGTCGACGCGCGCGTGGAACAGTTCCGCGACCAGGCCCGCCGCCGCCTCGAAGGCAAGATGAGCGAGGAACAGTTCCGCCCGCACCGGCTGCAGAACGGCCTCTACCTGCAATTGCACGCCTACATGCTGCGCGTCGCCATTCCCTATGGCACGCTCAACAGCACGCAGATGCACGCGCTGGCGGACATCGCCGACAAGTACGATCGCGGCTACGGCCACTTCACCACCCGCCAGAACATCCAGTACAACTGGATCAAGCTGGAAGAGGCGGCAGACCTGCTGGCGGACCTCGCCAAGGTGGAGATGCACGCCATCCAGACCAGCGGCAACTGCATCCGCAACATCAGCTCGGATCACTATGCGGGTGCCGCGGCAGACGAGGTGGTGGACCCCCGCCCCTATGCCGAGCTGCTGCGCCAGTGGTCCAGCTTCCACCCGGAATTTGCCTTCCTGCCGCGCAAGTTCAAGATCGCCGTGATTGCGTCGGAGAAGGATCGCGCGGCGATGCGGCTGCACGATATCGGCATCAACATCGTCAAGGACGCCGACGGCCACCTGGGCGCGGCCTTCTACGTCGGTGGCGGCATGGGCCGCACTCCGATGATCGCCCCGCTGATCCGCGACTTCGTGCCGCTGGACCAGCTGGTGACCTATTCGGAGGCGATCCTGCGCGTCTACAACCGCCACGGTCGCCGCGACAACAAGTACAAGGCGCGCATCAAGATCCTGGTGCACGAGACCGGCGTGGAGGAATTCACCCGGCAGGTGGAAGAGGAATTCGCGCACCTGCTGCAGCAGGGCATCGAGCCGCCCATGGCCGAGCTGGAACGCATCCGCAGCTTCTTCCAGCCGCCTGAATTCGGATACGGCCTGCCCGATGAAGCCGACCGGTCCGACCCCGATTTCGCCGTCTGGATGGACCGCAACTGCGTGGCCCACAAGGTGCCCGGCTATACCTCCGTCGCCATCAGCCTGAAGCCGGTGGGCGGCATCCCCGGCGATGCCACCGCGGCGCAGATGCACCTGATGGCGGAGCTGGCGAAGGAATACAGCTTCGACGAATGCCGCGTCACCCACACGCAGAACATCATCCTGCCGCATGTCGAGATCGGCCGCCTGTACGAGCTGTGGCAGAAGCTGGACGAAGCCGGCCTCGGCACCCCGAACCTGGACCAGGTGGGCGACATCATCGCCTGCCCCGGCCTCGACTATTGCAGCCTCGCCAATGCCCGCTCGATCCCCGTGGCGCAGAAGATTTCCGAACGCTTCGCCGCTAATGGCAAGGGTGATGCACTGGGCGAGCTGAAGCTGAAGATATCCGGCTGCATCAATGCCTGCGGGCATCACCACGCCGGCCACATCGGCATCCTCGGCGTCGACCGTAAGGGAGTCGAGAACTACCAGCTGCTGCTCGGCGGCAGCGAGGCGGAGGACGTCTCGCTGGCCAAGATCACCGGCCCCGGCTTCGACGAGGCCGGCATCGTCGATGCAGTGGAAACCGTGGCCGACCTCTATCTCGCCAAGCGCGAGGACGGCGAACGCTTCCTCGATACCTACCGCCGGCTTGGCATGGATGCCTTCAAGGAGGCGCTCTATGGCTGA
- a CDS encoding DUF934 domain-containing protein, giving the protein MADTQTHDLGTGSDGVQFRFRDDEQADVAAVTVDSFLDQADADAVRIEPGDDARDLLPHLARLHLVEVNFPSFTDGRGYSAARLLREHGYTGELRAVGDVLVDQLAYMRRCGFDAFAPERPLNEASAAAALEIFPEVYQSAADAKSPIWNLRHG; this is encoded by the coding sequence ATGGCTGATACGCAGACCCACGACCTCGGCACCGGCAGCGATGGCGTGCAGTTCCGTTTCCGCGATGACGAGCAGGCCGACGTTGCAGCGGTGACCGTGGATTCCTTCCTCGATCAGGCCGATGCCGACGCCGTGCGGATCGAGCCCGGCGACGACGCGCGCGACCTGCTGCCGCATCTCGCTCGCCTGCACCTGGTGGAAGTGAACTTCCCCAGCTTCACCGATGGCCGCGGATACTCGGCGGCGCGCTTGCTGCGTGAACACGGCTATACCGGCGAACTACGTGCTGTCGGCGATGTGCTGGTCGACCAGTTGGCCTATATGCGCCGTTGCGGTTTCGATGCCTTTGCGCCGGAACGCCCGCTCAACGAGGCCAGCGCCGCCGCTGCACTGGAAATTTTCCCGGAAGTTTATCAATCTGCCGCAGATGCGAAATCACCGATCTGGAATCTCAGGCATGGCTGA